GGATGAAGGTTTTCCCTCCGATGCCTCCTGCAGCTGTCAGTATAAATGAGTTCAGAGGACCCATTAGTGCATTTTGATGAGTGCGTAAACACGAGTTTGTTTGGAGCCGAGTGTtctaagaaggaaaaaaaaaaggcaagcttCTCCAATTGCACAAATTGCACTATTTGTGTTTCCAACAGTAGTAGGCAGAAACGGTAACACACAAAATGTGCAGCAGAGGGTTTTTGACTGAAAGGACCTGAATTCTACTGGGCATGTCCTTTAGTTCAACTTCTGTTGCAGATAGTTAACCggtcttttcttttgtttctttttcttttttctttattttttagtcTTCAATTCTCCACGTATACATTTATAAATTAAGAGTGTGACTCCTGTTGtgaaactggggaaaaaatgtccaCCTCAATTTAAACTGGAAACCAAAGGATGTTTTCACATCAAAGAAACGATCAGAAGGGCTGTGTCACATTccaaagctaaaaaaaaaattaacaagaaTGCAAACACGATGGGTAATGTACCACTGCCAAGACTGTCTGCCCACAGTGGAGACTTCAGCGACGCTGTCCAGTGAAACGGCCTTCCATCTGCCCGGTTCCTCGTCCAGAGCCAAGTTTCTGTGCCATGCCACCCCGTGGAGGAGGTCCTCTTCCGTCCCGGTCCCGCATCATGCCGCCGCCCACTATCCCGCGGGGCCCCCCCGGGCCTCTCTCATTGCGGCGGAGATCCCTGCGCTCGTCGCCGCCACCGCGTGTCTCCCGCTCGCGAGCGgctctggtttttttctcttccacgTTCAGGCGCACCTCCCCGCGGAACATTATGGGCTTGTGGGGAAAAGCGATCAGGCAACACGTTAGTCACCATGGCACTAAGCCCTTTCCATGCAAGGCACACGAACGCTCTGCACTGGCTGTGGGCACCAGCCTTCCTGCACGTGCATGCCCAACACGAACATGACCTGTTAGGGGTTCCCTGCAGCATGCAGCCTTAGCCCTGTGGAATGCCATTCTTACATTCACTCGGGCAGGCAAGGAATTAAAGTGCTTGTCTCAAGCAGAAGCAGCGTTGTCTTTAGCCTCTTCACTGCCAGCTTCAGTCTTTCCACTTCAGGGTCCAAGCTCCTGAAGAATTGCTCTACTACGTCTGACTCCTACACCATAGAAAtgaaaactgctgctttctcccctccagctcctcaaaGCAAAACTGCAAGTaaccctgctccctcctctcaACCCCAGGGTGCAGAATTCAGAGATCCATGTGATGCTCTTTGAAAGGTAACCTGTTCCCCTTTCAGCTAAAGGTTCTCTAAAAGTAAGTTCTGAGCTCTGTGTGGAGCACTTGTGGAGAggtaaaaaccccaaattccacatGGTGCAGCTTGAGGAACACTGGCAAAGCTTTTAAAGCTACACAGCACTCCTGACAGAATGGCTATGccaaaactgtttttctttgagCTGTTTTTGAATGCCAGAGCCAATGGCAATGCAAACTAGGATGGCCCACAATACTTGTTTAGGTTTAAGCCTTTTggtccatccctggaaggggaTACTCAGTACCCAATGCCAATACTTACTTTTGCAACTAAAATTCGCTGGACCGGCTCAGAATCGTCAaacaccacaaaaccaaaattaggCAGTTTTCCTCCCACTCCCTTAGTATTTATGCGAAGTTCTACCACATTTCCAAAGCCTGGAGAAACACAAGGGAATAGACACTTTATGAAAACCCACAGTGTCAGCTCTACCCTCTGCTCGTTCCAGACATCTGTAGTGTGGCACTATGTCAAAGCTTACTCATGTAGTCCAAATCAGTGTTACCTGACTTTTTAACCCAGTTTTCCATCTTAGTCCCCGCAGCTGGAATCACTACTTACTCATGAAGAACTCTTTCAGTTCACTCTCATCAATATCGTGTGGCAAGTTCCCAACAAAGAGCTGGTGGCTGTCTGGATAGCGAATTATCCGACGATTATCCGACTCGTTCTGCTCCATGTCTCCCCTTCCTACCGTCAACACAAAGAGGAAAGTAGAACCACTGAGGTTAAAAGATGTGTGTAAACCCCACATCTAGGGGCAGCAACAAGCATATTCCCTCCAGCCAGCCTGGACTCCAAATCATGCTCCCTCATTTCTGGTTgaaggcagcaggcacaggcagtTCATGATCAGCCAGGCAGACACAGGTAAACACAAGGCCTCAGCAGACACCTCTCCTTCACCCTTCCCAAGCAGTCACACAAGCTCATCCATGTTACCTGGCCGAGGTCCTCGTGGTGGAAAACCTGGTCTTTCCCTGGGACGCTGCTCACGAACGCGAGGAGGTTGAGACTGAGCTTCAGGTTTAGTTTCCACTCTTGGCTAAAAGAGGAGAATGTGCATTATTTAACACTGgcctggtaaaaaaaaaaaaaaaacaaaccaacaaaaaccccaaactcacAAAACCCTCCACAACACAAGACATGGGTAAGTGGCATGCACAAAACAAACTCTGGAAGATAGACATCGGTGTCAATGTGTTTGGGAGTGGTTTTTTCACCTGTCTAAATTCCTCTGTACCAATCCAGGACTGCAGTGTTCATTTATCACTGTTAAAAGGTGCAAAGCAAACATCTCTCAATCAGAGCATCTCCCCAAAACACGGCTAAGGGGAATTTTCCATGTTTGACAGGGCATTGAGACCCCAACGTTCCATTATTTGCAAATCCCTCAGCCTGACTTAAATTCTAGAGGGCATAAAGCTTCCTCAAGCCAAGCTCAAACTTCATGGATTAGGAAGTAGTCCAAGATGAACACAAAGAGATGGACAAATCAAAGTTCTGTCCAAGTCCCCAAGGAATTATTTCCCTCCAGTGCAGAACAGCTGTATGAAAACTatcaaaaagaaagaggagaacaAAAGCCCCTGGAAGTATTTCCTGAAATGAGTTTCTACAGACTACCTCTTAGGATATGATTCACCTTTCCTGATGTCAGGACCATGATGCTCAAAGTACACCCTTCATATTCAGGTACTAGAACACCCATTCCCATTTTTTGCAAGCTAAAAATTTGCTTTATGAGAAATAGACAgaacaataaaaatgtttctatgCAGACTACTGGTCACTGAAGCAATtcacaacattttttaaattccatttctgTACAACAGTTAAGCAGCTGCTGGTTTGCTAAGTTCTTatctcagaaaaacaaaactatcCTCAGGAGCACAAAAATACACAAGTAGCCTGCAAGTAAGATTGAACACAAGGTGAACAGCTATAGGCCCAGACTGCTGGGGAGAAGTAGTTTATATTAAACATCTCCCTTATTTTCCTTTAAGGACTCAGGACAACTGGCAGCTCCAGACAGAGCActtcccaggggaaaaaaacctggatTTCACATGCAACATGCAAGTGTTACACACCCAACAAATGTCTTAGCCCTCCTGTCACTTGTGCTCCATGCAGCTAGGCATTAGTCTGTCCTTACAACACTTCTAAGATCACTTTTTAAGAACAAGCTTGGAAAATCAGTCTTCCTGTTAAATCTTACTCCTTTCTATTTTGTGAGTCACTGGAGCTCCTCCGCCATCTTTCACTCACATATCTTGAGAACATCATAAATTACACCTCAAGAGCAAAACTTGATACCTTCAGACCCCCTTTTCTTGGATACTCATGGCTATCAGGCTTAAACTCCTGCTAAGTCACTGATGTCCTGCTGTTAAATCCCAAGTATAACAGCGACCTTGAACCTGCCTGCTTGGTGTGTCACTGATCTTCTCAGCCAGCACACAAACAGCTGATCTCTCTGGTTGTTTTCTGAGGAGTCCCATCCTTTTCCATAGAAAAAGGCTGCCTCAGTGCCTCAAGAGGAAAGCCCTTGTACAGAACTCTGCTCCCCAAAACACTGCCACAACCGGCAGCACCACAAGACTCCAGATCAGGGCTGCCATTTGCAGCCCAAGCAGCAGCTCGTTGCAACTTACATCTTCCAGCATGTCCCAGCAAGCAGAGTGGATGGAAGGACACTGAGTAAGGGGTTCAATAAATCCCAATTACCGCAGGAGCCAAGAATGCCACAAACCTCAGCCTAGCAGAGCTTTGACAGCCATTAAAGAAAAGGTGGCACTGTCTCTTCTCTTCAGGAGCTCAcatggggagggaaagggactCTCCCCAAAAGACAAGAATCAGGCCCTGCCTACCCCTGCCTCTCTACAGGCCTATGACAAACAATGCAGTAATAAAAATGGGAAGTAAAAGTaactgaaaatgctgaaaataaggaaaagtcCTAGTTTATCAACGTAGGCAGGCTGATTTCTAATCATCTACAAttagaaaaagagcaaaaaatgcTGACCTGTTTCCCTCCACAGCTGTAAGGAAACAGCCCTGAACCAGTTTGTATCCAGAACAGCACATGTGCAGTCCTTTGAGGAGTTAACACTACAGGGGctgtatttttaacttaataGTGGGGACGGGGGGCGAAACTGGAATGATGCAGAGAAAAGAGTGAGCAGAGCAGTTATTTCTCTGTAACATCATTGACATCAGCTACAACAGCCTCTCAAAGGAGCCACTCACCCACCCACCAGGGCATCTTCTGTCCTTGTTTACATGCACAGTGTCTGGCACTAATGGATCcctgaaaataggaaaaagctGCTACTGATTTGCAGCTCCTTGTTCAGGTGCCTTTTCTACCCAACTTCTACACACTGTGTCTAAAATACTTTCAAGAAAAGAAGCTCAGAACTGACTTAATTCCAGCTACAGAAGAGCTGAAATTCCTGCCATGTCAGTATTGTTCAGAAACTTCCACACACCATTACTTAAAACACAAAGTCAAAGATAAAGAAATCAAAAGGCACAAAGCACAACAAGCAACAGAGGCAACACAGAGGAGTTTAAGGGGACATCTATAAACTATCTCCTGCTCTCTTGGACAGATCACTTGAAATTATCTTTGCAGTCACATTACAAACATCCACCTTTTCTGtggcaaataaattaaaaccaattttggctctgtgtaagGAAAATCTATCCTGCACTAGAAAACCCAGTTTTTACAGGTTAAATACCACCTAGGTATTCAAAGCTGATGAAGACAGACAGACTTCCCAAATCATTCCATAGCCTTTATTTGATGTCCTTGATAGTCCCAACAGACCAGAAGCAACACCACATagggtgttgggtttttttggttaattttctttcatttttctctttttcttccctgtttccTTTTTAACATGCATTTAAAGCATGAAGGCTAGTCCTAGACAGAGATCTCTCTGTTACCACAAAATTGAGAAGAAACCAGTGCAAGAGGAACAGCTGCAGCAACACAGCTATTCTACTGAAAATTGCAGCCTCACACAAAGGCTGGACAGGAGCAACTCAAGATACAGCACTCCAGCACACCCTGTCAATGCACGGGGTCAAGGACACATTTTCTGGTTTGAGCACTTTCATGCAGATGGAAGAAGCTGAATTGAGAGTCTCAGAAGGTCTCACACCACCTCGGCATGAGCAGGACATGAGCTTTCACTGGGTCAAACTCgctctcctcttttccctcctcaCCCAGTCAACCTAGGAATGGGAAGATAGCATTGTCCAGGCAAGGAAATGAGAATCCTTCCATTCCTCACACAGTCATAAGTTGGTACAGGGTTCTGTGATAAGCTGATTATCCATAGATAATGAAATCCAGCATAGTACTGTGGATGTTAGCCTTACAAGGCAATCTTGCACCTCAGAAATGATGCACTCTCTTTTTACTGCTGGGCCATTTCCACCAATGCCCTTTTCAAACACACTTCAGAAAAGTAACATTTTGTGGGGAATTGGTGTTTCCCCTTTAAACCAAACCATTAAGTTAGGTAAAAAACCCCAGGAGTGATTTCCTGTTTCCACAAGGCCAGATTTTAACATTACCATCACCCAAAGTTCCACCAGTTACACGTTTGTGGCTTTACTTGTGACAAGGAGGTGAGTGCATTAACATGTAAGACACAATTAATTTGTGCAATTTAAGTCAAACAAGTTGAtctgttaatttaaaaaactgaaGCAGTTTGCAGAAGTAATGAGACAATCCAAGGTGTTCACAGATGGGTTACCTGTGAGACTGGTGCTTTAACATGGGGTGGAATTCCAGAGGAAGAAACAGTACCACTAGGAGGCAGGTTTTTACTGGTCACTGAAGCCCAAGAGAAAGCCTGCAGGAAATGCAACAAACCTAGGCTACTAATCACGGCAAACCACTGACATTCCTACAGGGAAACTTGGCTGCTAAAAACACACTTTTGGTTCATATCTGACTATTAAATAATGGTTGTGCAAGCATACAATGGAGGTACAGAAGAgtctgctgtcccagctgtctgTGGATTCCAATGGCATGGAACAAGTGTGTACCGTGCCCACTGTCGCTACTTGAGTGAGCCCAGTGCCCTCAGCATTCCAAGAAAACTGCTTTCCATCATGTAACCAAACCTAGGGCTGAAAACCCTGTAGTATTCAGTGTCTTTTGCATGAAGAAAGGGAGCGGATGCCTGAAGTTACAATCAaaaatggagaagagaaaaaggagtggaaaaaaaatatgggagaCATGCTGGAGCTAGAAAAGGACctggctccagctctccctggctgctcccagcactctgCAAGCCCGCAGGGTTTTAACCACGCCAGAGACCAGAGGATGCACCGTGTGCACTCTGGTTTCTAAGATTAGGCATCCTGCCTCCAGGAGACACTCAGTGCCCCCACATTGGTTTTGAACCTAGGCTGCAGCAGTTCTACAAGCATCAGTGTGTTCCATGTATTTTCAAGGAAAGAGCAGCGGTTCCCATTGTATGAGATTTTTGGCAGTGGTAGCCACAGGTGTTTTCTTAACATGTTAACTgcacaattaaaaatatctaCACATGCATAtacccacacacacactttaCAAGAAGAGCTTAAAATCTACTATAGGTGATGAGCAGcacttaaaaataacatttctatTTTAGTGAAACTTCACATTTTTACAAGTTCAAAGGTCAAGCCTAGTTGCTCATACAGCATGACACTAAAGAGAGGTACCAGTTTAGGCACCCAAAAAGGCAAAGTTTAAAGGCCAATCCAGTTTCCGTCTG
The window above is part of the Molothrus ater isolate BHLD 08-10-18 breed brown headed cowbird chromosome 4, BPBGC_Mater_1.1, whole genome shotgun sequence genome. Proteins encoded here:
- the G3BP2 gene encoding ras GTPase-activating protein-binding protein 2, which produces MVMEKPSPLLVGREFVRQYYTLLNKAPDFLHRFYGRNSSYVHGGLDASGKPQEAVYGQAEIHKKVMSLQFSECHTKIRHVDAHATLSDGVVVQVMGELSNNGQPMRKFMQTFVLAPEGSVPNKFYVHNDIFRYEDEVFGDSEGELDEESEEEVEEEQEERQPSPEPVQENASSTYYENHPVTNGIEEALEESSHEPEPELESETKAEELKAEVEEKTLEELEEKSPSPPPVEPVSLPQEPPKAFSWASVTSKNLPPSGTVSSSGIPPHVKAPVSQPRVETKPEAQSQPPRVREQRPRERPGFPPRGPRPGRGDMEQNESDNRRIIRYPDSHQLFVGNLPHDIDESELKEFFMSFGNVVELRINTKGVGGKLPNFGFVVFDDSEPVQRILVAKPIMFRGEVRLNVEEKKTRAARERETRGGGDERRDLRRNERGPGGPRGIVGGGMMRDRDGRGPPPRGGMAQKLGSGRGTGQMEGRFTGQRR